The following proteins are encoded in a genomic region of Gimesia sp.:
- a CDS encoding sulfotransferase codes for MTKQSVNKNGSTQGPFCVWSGIDFVNFVKLMRLRPTIRWSGIYRLISSGALSLSNSCLSGLESLIYSRKVKQTKLESPVFIIGHWRSGTTLLHNLMSMDQQFIYPNMGAMLFPSHFLLTERVLKHVVKHLIPKQRPMDNMPVTWDLPQEDETSILLLHLMSPYLAIAFSDQPEVYDRFYELDQLTPKEDKVWRDTFRYFMQKLTYRSGGNKRVLLKSPTHTFRIRFLLDMFPDARFVYIHRNPYKVYNSTLHLRKTMFGDNGFAPLDMEKVEEDMSNIYVNHLHVYERDRQIVPEGQLHEVSFEDLTADPVSELKKVYEHLNLTGFEDLEKNMQPYLKDQKSYKKNKYEMDAAQEKKIYERWQKAFEMFGYERLPSDALIKKARVAS; via the coding sequence ATGACCAAACAATCGGTAAATAAAAATGGATCGACCCAGGGCCCGTTTTGCGTCTGGTCCGGCATCGATTTTGTCAACTTCGTCAAACTGATGCGGTTGCGTCCTACTATTCGCTGGTCGGGTATTTACCGATTGATTTCGTCAGGCGCTCTGAGTCTTTCCAATTCCTGTTTGAGCGGACTCGAAAGTCTGATCTACAGTCGCAAAGTCAAGCAGACAAAACTCGAATCACCTGTCTTCATTATCGGTCACTGGCGGAGTGGCACCACGCTGCTGCATAACCTGATGTCGATGGATCAGCAGTTTATCTATCCCAATATGGGAGCCATGCTATTTCCCTCACACTTTCTGCTGACCGAACGCGTGCTGAAACATGTCGTTAAGCATCTGATTCCCAAACAGCGGCCTATGGACAATATGCCTGTCACCTGGGACCTGCCACAGGAAGATGAAACATCGATCCTGTTACTGCACCTGATGTCCCCCTACCTGGCGATCGCGTTCAGTGATCAGCCTGAAGTCTATGACCGGTTTTATGAACTCGATCAGCTGACTCCCAAAGAAGACAAAGTCTGGCGGGATACCTTCCGCTACTTCATGCAGAAACTGACCTACCGCTCCGGTGGTAACAAGCGTGTGTTGTTGAAATCACCGACACACACGTTTCGTATCCGCTTCCTGCTGGATATGTTCCCCGATGCCCGGTTCGTCTATATCCATCGCAACCCCTACAAGGTTTACAATTCGACGTTGCATCTGCGAAAGACCATGTTTGGCGATAACGGCTTTGCTCCGCTTGACATGGAAAAAGTCGAAGAAGATATGTCGAACATTTACGTCAATCACCTGCACGTTTACGAGCGGGATCGCCAGATTGTTCCGGAAGGACAATTGCACGAAGTCAGCTTTGAAGATCTCACTGCCGATCCCGTGAGTGAACTGAAAAAAGTCTACGAGCATCTGAACCTGACCGGGTTTGAAGACCTGGAAAAGAACATGCAGCCGTATTTGAAGGATCAGAAATCCTACAAGAAAAACAAATACGAAATGGACGCCGCCCAGGAAAAGAAGATCTACGAACGCTGGCAGAAAGCGTTCGAGATGTTCGGCTATGAACGGCTGCCTTCCGATGCCCTCATCAAGAAAGCCCGTGTGGCTTCCTGA
- the cydB gene encoding cytochrome d ubiquinol oxidase subunit II, with translation METLWLILLVFMIATYVALDGFDLGIGVLHLILAKNRSEQKQIMQSIAPLWDGNEVWLIAAGGTMMMAFPGFMSAMFSGFYLPLTMVVWLLIFRAISIELPHFLEDSLWIHFWNMMLFVSSGLLVIILGAAMANVFRGVPLNAEGDFFEPLWTNFRIGKQTGILDWFTILGGITSAVILLHHGALWLIAKTDGAIHQRAQTSANWLWGGSVLLTLIMFTACYLVQPHAQASFSDHPWIWILPILAFLALGGTLVLRRLNRPMFAFLCSVGFIYLFIFGGTAALYPNLLPGLNPEHHLTIYNTSPSPEKLAVTLWWWIPGIILVGVYFTILFRSLPKVISAAATDDH, from the coding sequence ATGGAAACACTCTGGTTAATATTGCTGGTCTTTATGATTGCCACCTATGTTGCGCTGGATGGTTTCGACCTGGGAATCGGGGTCCTGCATCTGATCCTGGCCAAAAACCGGTCAGAACAGAAACAGATTATGCAGTCCATCGCCCCGCTGTGGGATGGTAACGAAGTCTGGCTGATCGCCGCGGGTGGCACCATGATGATGGCCTTTCCGGGATTTATGAGTGCGATGTTCAGCGGCTTCTATCTTCCCCTGACGATGGTCGTCTGGCTGTTGATTTTTCGGGCCATCAGTATTGAGCTGCCGCACTTTCTCGAAGATTCCCTGTGGATCCATTTCTGGAATATGATGCTGTTTGTCTCCAGCGGACTGCTGGTCATCATTCTGGGAGCGGCAATGGCGAATGTCTTTCGCGGCGTCCCCCTCAATGCAGAAGGTGACTTCTTCGAACCACTGTGGACCAATTTCCGAATCGGAAAGCAGACAGGCATTCTAGACTGGTTCACGATTCTGGGAGGCATCACCTCTGCAGTGATTCTGCTGCATCATGGTGCACTCTGGCTGATTGCCAAAACAGACGGCGCTATTCATCAAAGAGCGCAAACCAGTGCCAACTGGCTATGGGGAGGCTCCGTGCTGCTCACGCTGATCATGTTCACCGCCTGTTACCTGGTCCAGCCACACGCCCAGGCGAGTTTCTCTGATCATCCATGGATCTGGATTCTGCCTATTCTGGCATTCCTGGCACTGGGAGGCACGCTGGTTCTCCGCAGACTGAATCGTCCGATGTTCGCGTTCCTGTGTTCGGTCGGATTTATCTACCTGTTCATTTTTGGTGGCACCGCTGCACTCTACCCGAACCTGTTACCCGGTTTGAATCCGGAGCATCATCTGACGATTTATAACACGTCGCCGTCTCCCGAAAAGCTGGCCGTCACCCTCTGGTGGTGGATTCCCGGAATCATCCTGGTCGGCGTTTATTTCACGATCCTCTTTCGTTCACTACCGAAAGTCATTTCCGCTGCAGCGACCGACGACCATTGA
- a CDS encoding cytochrome ubiquinol oxidase subunit I, producing MLDSLLLHRVQFAFTASFHYLFPQLTMGLALLIFILKTLGLRGHAWADVAARFWLKIFGLTFVMGVVTGIPLEFQFGTNWSQLVKSTGSILGQTLAMEGIFAFFLESAFLYLLIFGEKKLSKKLHWGVSFLLLLGTWLSGYFIICTNAFLQHPVGYRIDENGVYHLTSIWALLSNPWALKQYLHTMTGAVITGSFTMSSIAAYHLLKREHVEISRKYLKVSVIVGFTASLIAVMPTGDWEAKQVLKHQPVKFAAMEGHFHTEDGAGMVLIGQPNLDELKIDNPIIIPNVLSFLTYASWNAEVKGLTAYDRDLWPDNIELLYFSYHIMAGLGTIFIALMGLSSLMLFKGKLHTTRWLLWLLMLSLPFPFIANTAGWFTAEIGRQPWLIYGLMKTADGSSRNISEGNVMFTLLGFLGLYLLLSVLYFFLATRLIAHGPDRLPQIDAEIATGEGT from the coding sequence ATGCTGGATTCACTCCTGTTACATCGCGTGCAGTTTGCTTTTACCGCCTCGTTTCATTACCTGTTCCCCCAACTGACAATGGGCCTGGCACTGCTGATTTTCATTCTCAAGACACTGGGACTCCGCGGCCACGCCTGGGCCGATGTCGCCGCTCGCTTCTGGCTGAAAATATTCGGACTGACCTTCGTCATGGGGGTGGTCACCGGGATTCCGCTCGAATTCCAGTTCGGGACGAACTGGTCACAACTCGTGAAGTCCACCGGATCGATACTGGGGCAGACCCTGGCGATGGAGGGAATCTTCGCTTTCTTCCTGGAATCGGCGTTTCTGTACCTGTTGATCTTTGGAGAAAAGAAACTCAGTAAGAAACTACACTGGGGTGTCTCGTTTCTCTTACTGCTAGGCACCTGGCTGAGCGGCTACTTCATAATCTGCACCAACGCGTTTCTGCAGCATCCAGTAGGCTATCGCATCGATGAGAACGGCGTCTACCACCTTACCAGCATCTGGGCACTGCTGAGCAATCCCTGGGCACTCAAACAGTATCTGCACACGATGACCGGCGCCGTAATCACGGGCAGCTTCACCATGTCCTCGATCGCCGCCTACCATCTGCTGAAACGTGAGCATGTGGAAATCTCGAGGAAGTATTTGAAGGTCTCCGTAATCGTCGGATTTACAGCCAGTCTGATCGCCGTCATGCCCACAGGGGACTGGGAGGCGAAACAAGTACTAAAGCATCAGCCCGTCAAGTTCGCAGCCATGGAAGGCCACTTTCATACCGAAGATGGTGCCGGCATGGTTTTGATCGGCCAACCCAACCTGGATGAACTTAAGATCGATAACCCGATCATTATCCCCAACGTACTCTCCTTCCTCACCTATGCCAGTTGGAATGCGGAAGTCAAGGGATTGACGGCCTACGATCGCGATCTCTGGCCGGACAATATTGAACTGCTTTACTTCTCGTATCACATCATGGCCGGTTTAGGCACGATCTTCATCGCGCTGATGGGGCTGAGCAGCCTGATGCTGTTCAAAGGGAAATTGCACACCACGCGCTGGTTGCTCTGGCTGCTGATGCTTTCGCTGCCCTTTCCCTTCATCGCGAATACGGCAGGCTGGTTTACTGCTGAGATCGGTCGTCAGCCCTGGTTGATTTATGGATTGATGAAAACCGCAGACGGCTCCTCCCGGAATATTTCGGAAGGGAACGTGATGTTTACCCTGCTGGGCTTTCTGGGACTCTACCTGCTGTTGTCCGTATTGTATTTCTTTCTGGCCACCCGCCTGATAGCCCACGGACCGGACAGACTGCCACAGATTGACGCTGAAATCGCTACTGGAGAGGGTACTTAA
- a CDS encoding M28 family peptidase, which produces MQFTQAGRRVLLFFFPLMIGAVICVCLVNNACAAEPEFNASRSFGYLTKICRLKSRVSGSSGMAEQQKLIAEHFRELKAQVKFQSFDAPHPIRGTPVRMNNMIVSWNPDAKQRILLACHYDTRPFPDRDRYNPQGLFIGANDGASGVAFLMELGNLMSELKISHGYGVDFVFFDGEELVYRQNDPYFLGSKYFANQYKSEPRDYEYVYGVLFDMIADKNLAIYMEKNSIKYAPQLTRSIWLAAQKVGVRQFIPQAKFEIRDDHLPLNEIAGIPTCDIIDFDYPAWHTTRDVPRACSGASLEKVGKVMIYWLQNIPEIKN; this is translated from the coding sequence ATGCAATTCACCCAGGCAGGCAGACGCGTTCTCTTATTCTTTTTCCCGTTGATGATCGGGGCAGTCATATGCGTCTGTCTGGTAAACAACGCTTGTGCCGCCGAGCCTGAATTCAATGCTTCCCGTTCCTTCGGCTACCTCACGAAAATCTGTCGTTTGAAGTCGCGCGTCAGCGGTTCGTCCGGCATGGCGGAGCAACAGAAGCTGATTGCGGAGCATTTTCGCGAGTTGAAGGCCCAGGTTAAGTTTCAGTCTTTCGATGCGCCGCATCCCATCCGGGGCACTCCCGTGCGGATGAACAACATGATCGTCAGTTGGAATCCGGATGCCAAACAGCGCATCCTGCTGGCCTGTCATTACGACACACGTCCCTTTCCCGATCGCGACCGCTACAACCCGCAGGGTCTGTTCATCGGTGCCAACGATGGGGCAAGTGGCGTCGCGTTTCTGATGGAACTCGGCAACCTGATGTCCGAGCTCAAAATCAGCCACGGCTACGGAGTCGATTTCGTTTTCTTTGATGGCGAAGAGCTGGTCTACCGACAGAACGACCCCTATTTTCTGGGTTCCAAGTATTTCGCAAACCAATATAAATCGGAACCGCGTGACTACGAATATGTATACGGCGTGCTGTTCGACATGATTGCTGATAAGAATCTCGCGATCTACATGGAAAAGAACAGTATCAAGTATGCTCCACAGCTGACGCGCAGCATCTGGCTGGCAGCACAAAAAGTGGGTGTCAGGCAGTTCATCCCCCAGGCAAAATTTGAGATCCGCGACGATCATTTACCCTTGAATGAAATCGCAGGGATTCCGACCTGCGACATCATCGACTTCGATTACCCGGCCTGGCATACCACACGGGATGTTCCCCGTGCCTGCTCGGGTGCGAGCCTGGAAAAAGTGGGCAAAGTCATGATTTACTGGTTACAGAATATTCCCGAAATTAAAAACTAA
- a CDS encoding sulfite exporter TauE/SafE family protein has translation MDWWQNLLLAGVGVIAGMLNVLAGGGSLIVMPTMIFLGIPGAVTNGTARVAILGQNLTAIAGFRQKGFSDFKLSFSLALCALPGTFLGAFLGTKITGVWFNRILATVMLGVLVSMILGQRKKKKPPQNVTEELTTGSEEANTATTEPAESAGHSVAGHLLMVLAGFYGGFIQAGIGFILIAIMNNLMKIDLVRTNMHKVFIVAIYTIAAIGIFAWQGKIYWATGLYLTVGMSIGGWIGSHLAVSKGESFIRTVLYVAIVCMSIRLLLM, from the coding sequence TTGGACTGGTGGCAGAATTTATTACTGGCTGGAGTCGGTGTGATTGCAGGTATGCTGAATGTCCTGGCCGGCGGTGGCTCTCTGATCGTCATGCCAACGATGATCTTTCTGGGAATTCCGGGAGCTGTCACAAACGGAACGGCCCGCGTGGCGATCTTGGGACAGAACCTCACTGCAATCGCCGGTTTCAGGCAGAAGGGATTTTCCGACTTCAAGCTCAGTTTTTCTCTGGCGCTGTGTGCGTTGCCCGGTACTTTTCTGGGGGCGTTCCTGGGAACCAAAATCACTGGTGTCTGGTTTAACCGCATCCTGGCAACCGTGATGCTGGGCGTGCTGGTCTCGATGATTCTGGGGCAACGCAAAAAGAAAAAGCCCCCACAGAATGTCACTGAGGAACTGACAACCGGATCAGAAGAAGCGAATACGGCAACAACAGAGCCTGCAGAATCGGCAGGACATTCGGTGGCGGGACACCTGTTGATGGTACTGGCTGGATTTTATGGCGGCTTCATCCAGGCAGGGATCGGGTTTATCCTGATTGCGATCATGAACAACCTGATGAAGATCGATCTGGTCCGCACGAACATGCATAAGGTCTTCATCGTCGCGATTTACACCATTGCCGCCATCGGCATTTTTGCCTGGCAGGGTAAAATATACTGGGCAACCGGATTGTACCTGACAGTAGGGATGTCCATTGGAGGCTGGATCGGCTCACACCTGGCGGTGAGTAAAGGAGAGTCATTCATACGAACGGTGCTGTATGTGGCTATAGTTTGTATGTCGATCCGGTTATTATTGATGTAG
- a CDS encoding TlpA disulfide reductase family protein: MANLRQTPVIFFEEKSFWTTVFCSTLLILSSACESSESTDLTEAASPAQASDESVTPVPLEIGDWRRVEELIREHSGQIVVVDLWSTSCPPCIQEFPDFVALQQRFPESVVCISFNCDYFGGKRHPPESFRPQVKQFLTKQRAHFPNILSNVAAEEFFPSIELASMPATYIFDRQGKVAKRFDNDHGYYGKGGFTYQKDVIPFLKSLVEQQQTK; the protein is encoded by the coding sequence ATGGCGAATTTACGGCAAACCCCCGTAATCTTTTTTGAGGAAAAGTCGTTCTGGACCACTGTGTTCTGTTCGACACTTCTGATATTGAGCTCTGCCTGCGAGTCGTCGGAATCGACGGATCTCACTGAGGCTGCTTCCCCTGCCCAGGCGTCCGATGAGTCGGTTACTCCCGTTCCGCTGGAAATCGGGGACTGGCGGCGTGTTGAAGAACTGATTCGAGAACACTCCGGTCAGATTGTTGTCGTCGATCTCTGGTCGACCTCCTGTCCCCCCTGCATACAGGAGTTTCCGGATTTCGTCGCTCTGCAGCAGCGGTTTCCCGAATCGGTGGTCTGCATCTCGTTCAATTGTGATTACTTCGGCGGGAAACGGCACCCGCCGGAATCATTCCGCCCTCAGGTAAAGCAGTTCCTGACAAAACAGCGGGCGCACTTTCCCAATATCCTGAGTAATGTTGCCGCTGAGGAATTCTTCCCTTCCATCGAGCTGGCTTCGATGCCCGCGACCTATATTTTTGATCGCCAGGGGAAAGTCGCGAAACGCTTTGACAATGATCATGGTTACTATGGCAAAGGGGGATTTACATACCAGAAGGACGTGATCCCCTTTCTGAAATCTCTGGTCGAACAGCAGCAGACTAAATAA
- a CDS encoding DUF1614 domain-containing protein, whose protein sequence is MSSPQPNPYANAQAAGCMLFSLMIFLGCILPLMFVNLAETALRNLHLSPQAAILVLFGMIFGSLINFPIARFPLDKEVNVPYFGPLGGVQIMPQMQKLRQEAIVAVNLGGCVIPVLLAIWLSRYIFAGGQTPTLAMIFGMALNILICNRTSRLVPGMGIVIPFFIPPLVAVCSTILGFGILAPMAGEVGRDFEALRAPVAFVIGISGPLIGADLMHWNDFKKLEAPTISIGGAGTWYGIVLSGLIAALVI, encoded by the coding sequence GTGTCGAGCCCGCAACCGAATCCCTACGCTAATGCCCAGGCCGCTGGCTGCATGCTGTTCAGCCTGATGATCTTTCTGGGATGCATCCTGCCCCTGATGTTCGTGAATCTGGCAGAAACCGCGCTGAGAAACCTGCATTTAAGCCCGCAGGCTGCGATTCTGGTCCTGTTCGGCATGATCTTCGGTTCGCTGATCAACTTCCCCATCGCCCGCTTCCCGCTGGATAAAGAAGTGAATGTTCCCTACTTTGGCCCCCTGGGTGGTGTGCAGATCATGCCTCAGATGCAGAAACTGCGTCAGGAAGCGATCGTCGCCGTCAACCTGGGAGGCTGTGTGATTCCGGTCCTGCTGGCGATCTGGCTCTCGCGATACATCTTTGCGGGAGGTCAGACGCCCACCCTGGCCATGATATTCGGTATGGCGTTGAATATTCTGATCTGTAACCGCACCTCGCGGCTGGTACCGGGCATGGGAATTGTGATTCCCTTTTTCATCCCTCCGCTGGTGGCTGTCTGCTCCACGATTCTGGGCTTTGGAATCCTCGCCCCGATGGCGGGTGAAGTCGGTCGCGACTTCGAAGCGCTGCGTGCCCCGGTTGCATTCGTGATTGGAATTTCCGGCCCCCTGATCGGTGCTGACCTGATGCACTGGAACGACTTCAAAAAACTGGAAGCCCCTACCATCAGCATCGGTGGCGCGGGAACCTGGTACGGAATTGTCCTCTCTGGTCTGATCGCGGCCCTGGTTATTTAG
- the aroC gene encoding chorismate synthase codes for MAGNSFGQAFRITTAGESHGPGNVVIIDGVPPGIPISVEDLLVDLNRRKPGQSKIVTQRKEADHPEILAGVFEGVTTGTSLAILIRNEDQRSKDYSDIKDKYRPGHADYTYDAKYGFRDYRGGGRSSARETNVRVAAGVVAKKILQTAFGGQIVGYVTQVGHLKAEIADPTTITADQVEQFADGTPNPVRCPDHGLAQEMISFIDQIRKDGDSIGGVAEVVALNVPPGLGEPVFDKLKADIAKALFSIPAVLGVEYGSGFGCATMRGSENNDHFVAEQNEGTPVISTDSNRHGGSLGGISTGQPLVFRAAVKPTSSLLIEQPTVTRSGEATTIRTKGRHDPCLLPRFVPIAEAMLAITLADHWLRWRAQCEAAPERLDHV; via the coding sequence ATGGCAGGAAATTCATTTGGACAAGCCTTTCGGATCACAACAGCTGGCGAAAGCCACGGTCCGGGCAACGTAGTTATCATTGATGGTGTTCCCCCGGGAATCCCGATCAGCGTGGAAGATCTGCTCGTCGACCTCAACCGGCGGAAACCCGGGCAGAGCAAGATCGTCACTCAGCGGAAAGAAGCCGATCATCCGGAAATTCTGGCCGGCGTCTTCGAAGGTGTGACCACCGGCACGAGTCTTGCCATCCTGATCCGCAACGAGGATCAACGGAGCAAAGACTACAGCGATATCAAAGACAAGTATCGCCCGGGACACGCCGACTACACCTATGACGCGAAATACGGTTTCCGTGATTATCGTGGCGGCGGGCGTTCCAGTGCCCGCGAGACCAATGTGCGTGTTGCCGCGGGTGTGGTCGCCAAGAAAATCCTGCAGACCGCATTCGGCGGACAGATCGTCGGGTATGTCACCCAGGTAGGGCACCTCAAAGCTGAGATCGCTGATCCCACCACGATCACCGCGGATCAGGTCGAGCAGTTTGCCGACGGAACGCCGAATCCCGTGCGTTGTCCGGACCACGGTCTGGCACAGGAGATGATCTCGTTCATTGATCAGATCCGCAAAGACGGGGATTCAATTGGCGGAGTCGCGGAAGTCGTGGCTCTGAATGTGCCTCCGGGACTGGGTGAGCCGGTATTCGACAAACTCAAGGCAGACATCGCGAAAGCATTATTCAGCATCCCGGCCGTGCTGGGAGTTGAATATGGTTCCGGTTTTGGCTGTGCCACCATGCGGGGAAGTGAAAATAACGATCACTTCGTCGCGGAACAAAACGAGGGTACGCCGGTTATCAGTACCGATTCCAATCGACACGGTGGCAGCCTGGGGGGCATCTCCACCGGACAGCCTCTGGTCTTCCGTGCTGCAGTGAAGCCAACCAGCAGCCTGCTGATTGAACAGCCCACCGTGACCCGCTCAGGAGAAGCAACGACGATCCGTACCAAGGGCCGTCACGATCCCTGTCTGCTGCCCCGGTTCGTCCCCATCGCGGAAGCCATGCTGGCCATCACGCTGGCTGATCACTGGTTACGCTGGCGGGCGCAGTGCGAAGCGGCACCGGAGCGGCTCGACCACGTCTAA
- a CDS encoding secondary thiamine-phosphate synthase enzyme YjbQ: MAWIQKQIRLPALPRGFHIVTREVLSEVPELSQIETGLMHVFIMHTSASLSINENADPDVPVDLEMSFNKIAPESFPYIHTCEGPDDMPAHVKASMIGNSLTIPISGGRLCLGTWQGIYLCEHRNHGGSRRLVVTIQGE, translated from the coding sequence ATGGCCTGGATACAGAAACAGATCCGACTTCCCGCGCTGCCGCGCGGTTTTCATATCGTCACACGGGAAGTACTCAGCGAAGTTCCTGAACTGTCCCAGATTGAAACCGGGTTGATGCATGTTTTTATCATGCATACCTCCGCCTCACTCTCGATTAATGAGAATGCGGATCCGGATGTCCCCGTCGATCTGGAAATGTCGTTCAACAAGATCGCCCCGGAATCGTTTCCCTATATTCATACCTGCGAAGGTCCCGATGACATGCCGGCGCATGTGAAAGCATCCATGATCGGAAATTCGTTGACGATTCCCATCAGCGGCGGGCGTCTCTGCCTGGGAACCTGGCAGGGGATTTATCTTTGCGAGCATCGCAACCACGGCGGCAGCCGACGACTGGTCGTCACGATTCAAGGTGAATAG
- a CDS encoding PQQ-binding-like beta-propeller repeat protein produces MQSRVAVFALLMLISSSVQADWMRFRGPNGSGVSDETQATPAEWSSQQNLKWKVALPGPGSSSPIIVGDKVFVTCWSGYGMSRNEPPGDQKDLRRHLICLDRKTGKVLWDRSVKPVLPEDVYTGMFAEHGFASHTPTSDGKHVYAYFGKSGAVAYDMEGKQLWQTIIGDELDPRRWGSSSSPILYKDLLIVTASAESEAMVALNKETGKEVWRQESTGFNATWGTPIVVPVNQERTDLVIGVPYEIWGLNPENGKLRWYCEAMDTDTYCSSVIAGKDGVVYGIEGRGGGSIAVKVDGSGDVTKSNVLWSGRDANRIETPILYDGRIYFFSRGIVNCIDAKTGERIFRGRLESDTGSTASEEPARGGGFGGRRGGGGFRGSDYSSPVAADGKIYFVSRSGETYVIKASDKLEQLAVNRLTNDEEDFSASPAIDGGDLFIRSDKHLYCVGK; encoded by the coding sequence ATGCAGTCCCGCGTTGCTGTCTTCGCTTTGTTGATGCTGATTTCCTCAAGCGTTCAGGCAGACTGGATGCGTTTTCGGGGACCAAACGGATCGGGAGTTTCTGACGAAACACAAGCTACGCCTGCCGAGTGGAGTAGTCAGCAAAACCTGAAATGGAAAGTGGCTCTACCAGGGCCCGGTTCATCCAGCCCGATCATTGTGGGTGACAAAGTGTTTGTCACCTGCTGGTCGGGCTACGGAATGAGCCGGAATGAGCCGCCCGGAGACCAGAAAGATCTCAGACGGCATCTGATCTGCCTGGATCGCAAGACCGGGAAAGTACTCTGGGATCGCAGCGTGAAACCGGTGCTGCCCGAAGACGTCTATACCGGTATGTTTGCCGAACACGGCTTTGCCTCACATACTCCCACTTCGGATGGGAAACACGTCTATGCCTATTTCGGCAAGTCGGGAGCCGTCGCGTACGACATGGAAGGCAAGCAACTCTGGCAGACCATCATCGGTGATGAACTCGACCCCCGTCGCTGGGGCTCGTCTTCCAGTCCGATTCTCTACAAAGACCTGCTGATCGTCACTGCTTCTGCAGAAAGCGAAGCCATGGTGGCCCTGAATAAGGAAACCGGTAAGGAAGTCTGGCGCCAGGAATCAACGGGTTTCAACGCCACCTGGGGAACTCCCATTGTTGTCCCCGTCAACCAGGAGCGGACCGACCTGGTGATCGGCGTCCCTTATGAAATCTGGGGACTGAATCCTGAAAATGGAAAACTCCGCTGGTACTGTGAGGCCATGGACACTGACACTTACTGTTCCAGTGTGATCGCCGGTAAGGACGGCGTGGTGTATGGCATTGAAGGACGCGGTGGCGGATCGATCGCAGTCAAGGTAGACGGCAGTGGCGATGTGACCAAGTCAAACGTGCTCTGGTCGGGCCGGGATGCGAATCGTATCGAAACACCGATCCTTTATGATGGACGCATCTATTTCTTCTCGCGTGGCATCGTGAACTGCATCGATGCCAAAACGGGCGAACGGATCTTTCGAGGCCGACTGGAATCCGATACCGGATCAACGGCCAGTGAAGAACCTGCCAGAGGCGGTGGTTTTGGCGGACGACGGGGAGGCGGCGGTTTTCGCGGCAGTGATTATTCCTCACCAGTGGCTGCAGATGGTAAGATCTATTTCGTCTCCCGCTCCGGTGAAACGTACGTGATTAAAGCCAGCGACAAACTGGAACAGCTGGCCGTCAATCGCCTGACAAACGACGAAGAGGATTTCAGTGCTTCGCCTGCCATCGATGGGGGCGACCTGTTTATCCGCTCGGACAAGCACTTGTATTGTGTCGGCAAATAA